Proteins encoded within one genomic window of Triticum aestivum cultivar Chinese Spring chromosome 2D, IWGSC CS RefSeq v2.1, whole genome shotgun sequence:
- the LOC123053043 gene encoding preprotein translocase subunit SECE1, whose protein sequence is MGAWLGRGFDPFPLCLISGAKKPPAPAAEPTKTEAMATTSTTPFHRLLAPARSNPAARLSLYTRGPPTLSFSRSISVRRRLAAASKDTASDKGQEQESSTAAGGAAEPAEEETPPGEKSSDEVATELKEVMRARKEAEVAAGGGGWWAGVAQEMTEIEWPAPGKVLGTTGVVLGIIAGSTVALLSVNAFLAELSDRVFAGRGLQDFF, encoded by the coding sequence ATGGGCGCGTGGCTCGGCAGGGGATTCGATCCATTCCCTTTGTGTCTTATCTCCGGCGCAAAGAAGCCTCCAGCTCCGGCCGCTGAGCCAACCAAAACGGAAGCCATGGCGACCACGTCGACCACCCCGTTCCACCGTCTCCTCGCCCCGGCCCGGTCGAACCCCGCCGCGCGCCTCTCCCTCTACACCCGCGGCCCTCCCACGCTCTCCTTCTCCCGCTCCATCTCCGTCCGCCGACGTCTTGCTGCCGCATCCAAGGACACCGCCAGCGACAAGGGGCAAGaacaagaatcgtccacggcagcGGGCGGAGCCGCGGAGCCGGCAGAGGAGGAAACACCTCCTGGTGAAAAGTCCTCAGATGAAGTGGCGACGGAGCTTAAGGAGGTGATGCGTGCGCGTAAGGAGGCGGAGGTCGCCGCAGGCGGCGGTGGGTGGTGGGCCGGGGTGGCGCAGGAGATGACGGAGATCGAGTGGCCGGCGCCGGGGAAGGTTCTGGGCACCACGGGGGTCGTCCTCGGGATCATCGCGGGATCCACGGTCGCGCTGCTCTCCGTGAACGCGTTCCTCGCCGAGCTCTCCGACCGTGTCTTCGCTGGCCGGGGTCTTCAGGATTTCTTCTAA